A genomic window from Triticum urartu cultivar G1812 chromosome 7, Tu2.1, whole genome shotgun sequence includes:
- the LOC125521321 gene encoding uncharacterized protein LOC125521321: protein MSNKRRGHAGDGGEKRSRRLKHLYLVLDDWTKGYSIHKIQADSFDSNSDSDDQHSSAARHLPEPPTLRLECPVGTVPHPGMSFSAMGTKIFTFMNQRCSLIYDTKTAAMTIGAHAPADMVCGFGITVVVDEMLYALSYHFRVKQHSFGVMSWGSTAPDVLQHPTEGWSWKTLPPPPPTFHRRVNSYALHPDGCTIFMSTANFMTAPSKGCMGTYSFNTKDSVWRWHGEWALPFTGQAHFDRELNAWVGLGWDGYISACQVASPSCHSTTPTLQLDCQTTKEKLFCKDRKPHMGASLTYMGTSKFCLVECVKREEVEEEQDLGDHDGCVLHITIFGLKFNHKGELRITDHRSTRSFIVSSHKDHFMPVAFWM, encoded by the coding sequence ATGTCTAATAAGCGCCGGGGACATGCCGGCGATGGTGGTGAAAAGAGGTCGCGGCGGCTCAAGCATCTGTACCTCGTGTTGGATGACTGGACCAAGGGGTACAGCATCCACAAGATCCAAGCCGACAGCTTCGACTCCAACTCTGACTCTGACGACCAGCACAGCAGCGCTGCCCGGCACCTCCCGGAGCCTCCGACCCTGCGGTTAGAGTGCCCGGTTGGCACTGTACCCCATCCCGGCATGTCGTTCTCTGCCATGGGCACCAAGATCTTCACCTTCATGAACCAGCGATGCAGCCTCATCTACGACACCAAGACGGCCGCAATGACGATTGGCGCCCATGCCCCTGCTGACATGGTCTGTGGCTTCGGCATCACCGTGGTCGTTGATGAGATGCTCTATGCATTATCTTACCACTTCCGCGTGAAACAACACTCCTTTGGGGTCATGTCATGGGGGTCCACCGCCCCGGATGTGCTGCAACATCCAACCGAGGGCTGGTCCTGGAAGACTCTGCCGCCACCACCGCCAACGTTCCACCGCCGAGTCAACTCCTATGCACTACACCCGGATGGATGCACCATCTTCATGTCCACAGCTAACTTCATGACGGCACCTAGCAAAGGTTGCATGGGCACCTACTCATTCAACACCAAGGATTCTGTGTGGAGATGGCATGGGGAGTGGGCCTTGCCATTCACCGGCCAAGCTCACTTTGACAGGGAGCTCAACGCTTGGGTTGGCCTTGGGTGGGATGGCTACATCTCTGCTTGCCAAGTTGCCTCCCCCAGCTGCCACAGCACGACTCCAACGTTGCAGCTGGACTGCCAGACAACCAAGGAGAAGTTGTTCTGCAAGGACCGGAAGCCGCACATGGGAGCCTCTCTCACCTACATGGGCACGAGCAAGTTCTGCCTCGTCGAGTGCGTGAAACGGGAGGAAGTGGAGGAGGAACAGGATCTCGGAGACCATGATGGCTGTGTGCTCCATATCACCATATTTGGGCTCAAGTTCAATCACAAGGGAGAGCTGCGGATCACAGATCACCGCTCCACGCGCTCCTTCATAGTGTCTAGTCATAAAGATCACTTTATGCCTGTAGCATTTTGGATGTAG